The following proteins are co-located in the Blastopirellula marina genome:
- a CDS encoding phage minor head protein: protein MNAEDENERLQGELVSPLLATWVAGAQLALTDVAPLRRAISAAHLHREKVSTATLASIEYEIDALEIELEIPRELLLNIRAALEENLNAPYWPDIQGVVVQDLQAIIDSSVSDGLSIVKTARAIQNSMTNLSRTRAIRIARTEVSGALNGGQVAGIQQIEAESGLGMTKEWLSVHGSTTRETHSEVDGQEVPVSGEFTVGGYSCRFPGDHRLPAEERINCQCGVLSGFLSAQGG from the coding sequence ATGAATGCGGAAGACGAAAATGAGCGACTTCAGGGGGAATTGGTTTCGCCGCTGCTTGCGACCTGGGTCGCTGGCGCTCAATTAGCCCTGACCGACGTTGCACCGTTAAGACGGGCCATCTCGGCTGCCCACCTCCACCGGGAAAAAGTCTCTACGGCTACTTTGGCCAGCATCGAATACGAAATTGACGCCCTGGAAATTGAATTAGAAATTCCCCGGGAATTGCTTTTGAATATTCGAGCAGCCCTGGAAGAAAACCTGAACGCCCCCTACTGGCCCGATATTCAAGGCGTCGTTGTCCAGGATCTTCAAGCGATTATTGATTCCAGCGTGAGTGATGGCCTTTCGATCGTAAAAACCGCCCGAGCAATTCAAAACTCGATGACGAACTTGTCTCGCACCCGCGCTATCCGAATTGCCCGAACCGAGGTTTCTGGGGCATTAAACGGGGGGCAGGTCGCTGGGATTCAGCAAATCGAAGCAGAGTCAGGGCTGGGCATGACCAAAGAATGGTTATCAGTCCACGGCTCAACCACCCGGGAAACACATTCCGAGGTAGACGGCCAAGAAGTTCCCGTTTCTGGGGAATTCACCGTTGGCGGCTATTCGTGCCGCTTTCCAGGCGATCATAGACTACCGGCTGAGGAAAGAATTAACTGCCAGTGCGGAGTTCTATCTGGATTTCTTTCCGCACAAGGGGGATGA
- a CDS encoding DNA-binding protein — MAVATTSFELSEADVERLALRVFDRVKVLLDPAGNQNFLSEQEMAKWCGLSVQTLRRLRWAGVVVPSRVAPLLGYSADDRDAMTTLMKDPVRWPEAMAAARNARANSEG, encoded by the coding sequence ATGGCTGTCGCCACCACGAGTTTCGAATTGAGCGAAGCTGACGTTGAGCGGCTCGCGCTCAGAGTCTTTGACCGCGTTAAGGTTCTGCTAGATCCGGCGGGCAATCAGAACTTTCTCAGCGAGCAAGAAATGGCCAAATGGTGCGGCTTGTCCGTGCAGACGCTGCGACGGCTTAGGTGGGCGGGGGTTGTCGTCCCGTCGCGTGTTGCACCCCTGCTTGGGTACAGCGCAGACGACCGAGATGCGATGACCACCCTCATGAAAGATCCGGTTCGCTGGCCAGAGGCAATGGCCGCAGCACGAAATGCTAGGGCGAACTCCGAAGGTTAA
- a CDS encoding phage portal protein, which yields MRFLYPEDGKAGGQSALERSLVSTVDTFGQGQRDYTGAISQYRAFQSTVYTAVSAISKRACKQPLNVSRIKSPGAKQPNIDQLEPLESHFLLDWFSEPNSYIPGSQLLRVFFESILLTGRGTLWVREKAIDYLPSHWTWPAHTKENLFAYFNFQPPGFAEPIPIPAEEIAHCYLPDPANPLAPLSPVSAISRNVRIEESLQLAQESGYSNGMMPGWAVKLAKIEGEGGKRPELSPMQRRQIESILGQKHEGSHQNRRTFILDGLIEELIRLTTTPQEMDFIKSGEWTRQQIFESFSVNPIIVGRVEGANRASAAVADQAFVEMAVNPLLTIAGECLTNHVAKLADPRLVMWFDPAIANDPELRLKKWDMLAKNRCVTINEIRRAVGNLPDVDWGDVPPESGGSGLEGLIGGGG from the coding sequence ATGCGATTTCTTTATCCCGAAGATGGAAAGGCAGGCGGGCAATCCGCGTTGGAACGATCGCTTGTCTCGACGGTTGACACTTTTGGTCAAGGCCAGCGGGACTACACCGGGGCTATTTCGCAATATCGGGCTTTTCAGTCCACCGTTTACACCGCCGTCAGCGCAATTTCTAAGCGGGCCTGCAAACAGCCGCTCAACGTCTCTCGAATTAAATCGCCCGGCGCGAAGCAACCGAATATCGACCAACTCGAACCGCTCGAATCGCATTTTCTACTAGATTGGTTTTCTGAACCGAATTCTTATATTCCGGGCTCGCAATTACTGAGGGTGTTTTTCGAGTCGATTTTATTGACCGGACGGGGCACGCTTTGGGTCCGAGAAAAAGCGATCGATTATTTGCCCAGCCATTGGACTTGGCCGGCGCATACCAAAGAGAATCTTTTCGCGTATTTCAATTTTCAGCCCCCGGGTTTTGCTGAACCAATTCCAATTCCTGCTGAGGAAATCGCTCATTGTTATTTGCCCGATCCCGCAAACCCATTGGCGCCACTTTCCCCGGTCAGTGCCATTTCTCGGAATGTACGAATCGAAGAGTCGCTGCAACTGGCTCAGGAATCAGGGTATTCCAATGGAATGATGCCAGGTTGGGCGGTCAAATTGGCCAAGATTGAGGGGGAAGGCGGCAAGCGTCCCGAATTATCCCCAATGCAGCGCCGTCAAATTGAATCGATCCTGGGTCAAAAGCATGAAGGGTCTCACCAAAATCGACGCACATTTATTTTGGACGGCCTGATCGAAGAATTAATTCGCCTGACGACCACTCCCCAGGAAATGGATTTTATTAAGTCGGGAGAGTGGACCCGCCAGCAAATATTCGAGTCTTTCAGCGTCAATCCAATCATCGTTGGACGTGTTGAAGGAGCTAACCGAGCATCGGCAGCCGTCGCAGATCAAGCTTTCGTGGAAATGGCGGTAAATCCGCTTCTCACGATCGCAGGCGAATGCCTGACCAACCACGTCGCAAAATTGGCCGATCCTCGGTTGGTGATGTGGTTCGATCCTGCCATAGCGAACGACCCTGAACTACGTCTAAAAAAATGGGACATGCTCGCCAAAAATCGATGTGTGACAATTAACGAAATTCGCCGGGCCGTGGGTAATTTACCTGATGTCGATTGGGGAGACGTGCCACCGGAAAGTGGCGGCAGTGGCCTTGAGGGATTAATTGGCGGGGGCGGATAA
- a CDS encoding metal-dependent hydrolase produces MDIVTHALIGATAAAGWLPSQPELACGVVLGNVVPDLDAFSRLGGKQAFIRCHQTYTHSLAAMAAVLLVSVGLHFVSGPVWSMFVLGLAIGMVMHVGLDLTNSYGVQWAWPISRRRVALDWIFFIDLPALILTIAALGLIGMFGQDMAMLPWVSGIYVGLLFVYVAMRSLIARRAQRLAKESDEAAERTAVIPTTWLPWMFLVCRDLENASETFALNAITGQQSQARTVATFDAELPAAVSELIEWQAMRALSPYYRAVEQKQSSDEQAIVVRDLRIRNFDTRFGTLTCRLDAEGQIIDKQWEV; encoded by the coding sequence ATGGACATTGTTACGCACGCATTGATTGGAGCGACAGCTGCGGCTGGTTGGTTACCGTCGCAGCCGGAGTTGGCTTGTGGCGTGGTCCTGGGGAACGTGGTGCCTGACCTCGATGCGTTCTCGCGGCTGGGCGGGAAGCAGGCATTCATACGGTGTCATCAAACGTACACGCATTCCTTGGCCGCCATGGCAGCTGTGTTGCTGGTCTCCGTTGGGCTCCATTTCGTGAGCGGGCCTGTATGGTCGATGTTTGTGCTGGGTCTAGCGATCGGGATGGTCATGCATGTCGGCTTGGACCTAACCAACTCTTACGGCGTGCAGTGGGCGTGGCCGATTTCTCGACGACGGGTCGCCCTCGATTGGATCTTCTTCATCGATCTGCCAGCGCTGATTCTCACGATCGCCGCTTTGGGTTTGATCGGGATGTTTGGGCAGGACATGGCAATGCTACCGTGGGTGTCTGGAATCTACGTCGGGCTGCTATTCGTTTATGTCGCCATGCGGTCACTGATCGCTCGTCGAGCCCAGCGTTTGGCGAAAGAAAGTGACGAAGCAGCCGAACGTACGGCCGTGATCCCAACCACCTGGTTGCCGTGGATGTTCTTGGTTTGTCGCGACTTGGAGAACGCCAGTGAGACGTTTGCATTGAACGCCATCACTGGCCAGCAAAGCCAAGCTCGAACGGTCGCGACGTTCGATGCCGAGTTGCCAGCGGCGGTAAGCGAACTGATCGAGTGGCAGGCCATGCGGGCGTTGTCGCCGTACTATCGTGCGGTCGAGCAGAAGCAGTCATCGGACGAGCAAGCGATCGTCGTGCGGGATCTGCGAATTCGCAACTTCGATACGCGATTCGGAACGCTGACGTGTCGCCTCGACGCCGAAGGTCAGATCATCGACAAACAGTGGGAAGTGTGA
- a CDS encoding phage major capsid protein: MAEELERNIVPSKLNAAISLLKQLEYFPKDYSLEGKNLEAETTRVEVGIFRAMKDEKITELEWVKHFYSDAQWKQLEQEVDEELELEQQKNELWQLTQRRGGSRIDCKNPFSGDHIMADTATKDPHIDVKKPSARFSTKRWEGKHSKTGQPVLCQGRAVEHPSEQDMAFIGVFAKRAAQKSGLIPGGLNEFENELLTELTTDHSWVEESGDQALEIKGPRVKALLDDGVSGGLEIAPIVFDEMLIRFPLLFAEISSFVDQVVLPRGRRVEGASVGNPSVAWGVGEGTEIGLFNTADLVSALDTSIHPVSVAIEIGNDFLADSPANIGAILTQNIGQRFGEELDKVVAIGSGADRPGGILQAAGVSVIASVNGTGGPAVVSDYEAMLFGVPKQYRQAGSGSVRWLMNDVSYGRARSISVGSGDQRRVFGMETNAHESYSLLGRPVSVQNDIPNSQIGFGDFRKYRLYRRSGTGVRFSSEGKELMRKNLTLMVARQRLGGRVMDANAFTKTTSAQA; this comes from the coding sequence ATGGCCGAAGAATTGGAAAGAAACATTGTTCCTTCAAAGCTGAATGCGGCAATTTCCTTGCTGAAACAGCTTGAATATTTCCCCAAGGATTATTCGCTCGAAGGCAAGAATTTAGAGGCGGAAACTACGAGGGTAGAAGTCGGCATTTTTCGTGCGATGAAGGACGAAAAAATCACCGAGCTTGAGTGGGTCAAACATTTCTACTCTGACGCCCAATGGAAGCAGCTTGAGCAAGAGGTGGATGAGGAACTAGAGCTTGAGCAGCAGAAAAACGAACTTTGGCAGCTTACGCAACGTCGCGGGGGCAGCCGTATTGATTGCAAAAATCCTTTTTCGGGAGATCATATTATGGCTGATACAGCTACTAAAGACCCTCATATCGACGTCAAAAAACCATCGGCACGATTTTCGACTAAGCGCTGGGAAGGCAAGCACTCGAAGACAGGCCAACCTGTGCTTTGCCAGGGGCGAGCGGTTGAACATCCGAGTGAGCAAGACATGGCGTTCATCGGTGTTTTTGCGAAGCGTGCTGCCCAAAAATCGGGACTGATTCCGGGCGGCTTGAACGAATTCGAAAACGAACTACTGACCGAATTAACGACCGATCATTCGTGGGTCGAAGAAAGCGGCGATCAGGCTTTGGAAATTAAAGGTCCGCGCGTGAAAGCGTTGCTGGATGACGGCGTTTCCGGGGGCCTCGAAATTGCCCCGATCGTTTTCGACGAAATGCTCATCAGGTTTCCGCTGTTGTTCGCCGAAATTTCCTCCTTCGTCGATCAGGTCGTTTTGCCTCGGGGGCGACGCGTTGAAGGTGCGAGTGTTGGAAATCCATCGGTCGCTTGGGGGGTTGGCGAAGGAACCGAAATCGGGTTGTTCAACACGGCTGATTTAGTTTCCGCGTTGGATACGTCAATTCATCCGGTCTCAGTCGCCATCGAAATCGGAAATGATTTCCTGGCTGATAGTCCCGCGAATATTGGGGCGATTTTGACCCAAAATATCGGCCAACGATTCGGAGAAGAACTAGACAAAGTCGTCGCGATTGGAAGCGGTGCCGATCGCCCCGGTGGGATTCTACAAGCGGCTGGTGTTTCGGTCATCGCCTCGGTGAATGGGACCGGTGGGCCGGCAGTGGTTAGCGATTACGAAGCAATGCTTTTCGGCGTTCCCAAGCAATACCGACAAGCTGGTTCGGGAAGCGTGCGTTGGCTGATGAACGACGTCAGCTATGGCCGAGCGCGTAGCATTTCGGTTGGCTCTGGCGATCAACGTCGCGTGTTTGGGATGGAAACGAACGCCCACGAAAGCTACTCGCTTTTGGGTCGTCCGGTCAGCGTTCAAAACGACATCCCGAATTCGCAAATCGGCTTCGGGGATTTCCGAAAATATCGGCTCTATCGCCGCAGTGGAACGGGCGTTCGCTTTTCCAGCGAGGGCAAAGAGTTGATGCGAAAGAATTTGACCTTGATGGTCGCTCGCCAACGCTTAGGCGGTCGCGTCATGGATGCAAACGCATTTACTAAAACCACGAGCGCTCAAGCGTAA
- a CDS encoding acyltransferase family protein: MKSTTLESASVKPRVAETTKSISRERVVGFDLLRFVAVLLVIWYHVGAAGSKFTTFHVPVLVIISVALAQTSRPMQDFAAKRASRILLPWLFWCLVFGVLDLVRRAAGVPSYLNGMSFFYGTAIHLWFLPFIFLVTVSCAYLRKAIGSVDLTRRIVIACVAATILVFTLVAMESRFSWWLLPAPCPQWLGALPAVIIGIVYVSVFSRRQPTTNESLAIILGSCLLAATAFVIAGKWSVSSFSFTALALFALSGMWSTNSDAPRWLVFLASITMGVYIVHPIFITAARIFIDRDWQGGVLHASIAIAFSVVAAVLITRTPLKSVV, translated from the coding sequence GTGAAATCTACCACTCTCGAATCGGCAAGCGTAAAGCCAAGAGTTGCTGAAACTACCAAGAGCATTTCGCGTGAACGTGTCGTAGGATTTGATCTTCTGCGATTCGTGGCAGTGCTACTAGTGATTTGGTATCACGTTGGTGCAGCCGGAAGTAAGTTCACCACATTCCATGTTCCGGTGCTGGTGATCATCTCGGTTGCATTGGCCCAAACCTCTCGACCGATGCAAGACTTCGCAGCCAAACGAGCTTCACGAATCCTCCTACCGTGGTTGTTTTGGTGTCTGGTGTTTGGGGTGCTTGATTTGGTGCGACGTGCGGCCGGGGTGCCGTCTTACCTTAACGGGATGTCGTTCTTCTACGGCACAGCAATCCACTTGTGGTTTCTGCCCTTCATCTTTCTTGTTACGGTCAGCTGTGCTTATCTACGGAAAGCGATTGGATCAGTTGATTTGACTCGCAGGATAGTTATTGCGTGTGTGGCGGCAACTATCCTTGTATTTACGTTGGTAGCGATGGAGTCTCGATTTAGCTGGTGGCTACTGCCTGCGCCGTGTCCACAGTGGCTAGGCGCGTTACCTGCTGTGATTATCGGCATCGTTTACGTTTCAGTCTTCAGTCGTCGACAGCCAACCACGAATGAATCACTGGCTATCATTCTCGGCTCATGCTTGTTGGCCGCTACCGCGTTTGTTATCGCTGGGAAGTGGAGCGTTTCTAGCTTCAGCTTCACCGCTTTGGCTCTTTTTGCTCTCTCGGGCATGTGGTCAACTAACAGCGATGCACCGCGATGGCTTGTGTTTCTGGCGAGCATCACAATGGGAGTCTATATCGTTCACCCGATTTTCATCACCGCTGCTCGGATATTCATAGATCGTGATTGGCAAGGTGGTGTGCTGCACGCGAGCATTGCAATTGCGTTTTCGGTGGTTGCTGCTGTGTTGATTACCAGGACTCCGCTAAAATCGGTCGTTTAG
- a CDS encoding terminase large subunit domain-containing protein, with the protein MSQGMVTGPVLSPAAFRSALMIEDPATGETVPLDSALDGWQRADFEAMDPALVRVCRGPHEGPEGCWLERARGHSKTTDIAIQVSYLLLSSPNAIRGVGAAASKDQAKILRNSIERLKRLNPELFSALEILNFRVRNVTTGSELEIISADASTSFGLQVDFIVADEVTHWEGDQGERLWGSLFSAAAKNSRCLLLVISNAGELGSWQHQIREAIRLENTWHFNSLDGPQASWLDQSRLDQQRRLLPEILYLRYWENRWTGSSESAFTAEQIQAAIAAGEFLASPSTSGTFHFASRGWVFFGALDLGIRQDFSAFAIVSKHVGWRAWDEKPVPLTRLQKSLIDIGEIEPPEPELIESGEEGTGKLRLVSLTLWRPGNGVHVDVEAVERAIIAAHAEFNLNAIWADPSQAEYLGQRLRKQGVPVEARDQTLPALHEQCLATLDAFREGMVELPKISELPSLIADLEKAEILARQTKVRLVSPRISGEGHGDCLTAFSLALSAARFSPSSCMPTIASDTQLITVI; encoded by the coding sequence TTGAGCCAAGGAATGGTGACAGGTCCGGTCTTATCTCCAGCGGCGTTTCGCTCTGCGCTGATGATCGAAGATCCAGCGACGGGGGAAACCGTGCCTCTGGATTCGGCCTTAGATGGCTGGCAACGTGCTGACTTTGAAGCAATGGACCCGGCCCTGGTTCGCGTTTGCCGAGGTCCACATGAAGGGCCTGAAGGATGCTGGCTTGAACGCGCGAGAGGTCACTCAAAAACGACGGACATCGCAATTCAGGTCTCCTATCTGCTGCTTTCATCCCCTAATGCAATTCGCGGCGTGGGGGCTGCTGCCTCGAAAGATCAGGCCAAAATCCTCCGCAATTCGATTGAGCGATTAAAGCGACTTAATCCCGAATTATTTTCGGCGCTGGAGATTTTGAATTTCCGTGTCCGAAATGTGACGACGGGTAGCGAGTTGGAAATTATTTCTGCCGACGCCAGCACAAGTTTTGGTCTACAAGTCGACTTTATCGTGGCAGATGAAGTCACGCATTGGGAAGGTGATCAAGGGGAACGGCTTTGGGGGTCGCTGTTTTCGGCTGCTGCAAAAAATTCCCGGTGCCTCTTGCTGGTAATTTCGAATGCGGGCGAGCTTGGATCGTGGCAGCATCAAATTCGCGAGGCAATCAGGCTTGAAAACACCTGGCATTTTAATTCGTTGGATGGCCCTCAAGCGTCTTGGTTGGATCAATCACGCCTTGATCAACAGCGTCGACTGCTGCCCGAAATTTTATATCTCAGGTATTGGGAAAATCGGTGGACCGGTTCGAGCGAATCGGCATTCACCGCTGAGCAAATCCAAGCTGCGATTGCCGCAGGCGAATTCCTTGCCTCACCTTCGACTAGCGGAACATTTCATTTCGCTAGTCGAGGGTGGGTGTTTTTCGGTGCGTTGGATCTTGGAATTCGCCAAGACTTTTCGGCGTTTGCAATTGTCTCGAAGCACGTCGGTTGGCGGGCCTGGGATGAAAAGCCAGTGCCGTTAACTCGCCTGCAAAAATCGCTGATCGACATCGGAGAAATTGAGCCTCCTGAGCCGGAATTAATTGAATCGGGCGAAGAGGGAACCGGCAAGCTACGGCTTGTGTCGCTCACATTATGGCGACCTGGAAACGGCGTGCACGTCGACGTTGAAGCGGTTGAGCGGGCGATTATCGCAGCGCATGCAGAATTTAATTTGAATGCGATCTGGGCCGATCCAAGCCAAGCCGAATATTTGGGGCAGCGGCTTCGCAAACAAGGCGTTCCAGTCGAGGCACGCGATCAAACATTGCCGGCGCTGCATGAGCAGTGCTTAGCAACCTTGGATGCGTTCCGAGAGGGCATGGTGGAGCTTCCCAAAATTAGCGAGTTGCCTTCGTTAATTGCTGACCTGGAAAAGGCGGAAATTCTTGCACGCCAAACGAAGGTCCGGTTAGTGAGCCCTCGAATTTCGGGTGAGGGGCACGGTGACTGCTTGACCGCATTTTCCCTGGCTCTTTCGGCAGCACGATTTTCCCCGTCGAGTTGCATGCCAACGATCGCATCTGACACTCAACTCATAACGGTGATCTGA
- a CDS encoding tape measure protein: protein MAIAAASEIARAYLSVQVDDRKLGPGLNAVKKQVVDNAGQMAQLASQALAGLGLAATGVGVLKAAANYETAATAMEVMLGSAEKAKAMLTDLNKFSLETPFTPTQVNNAAQKLLAFGFAGEEVIGTLKTLGEVSSATGKPLDQLAVIYGQIRGAGRLMGQDLLQLINAGFNPLQEMSKNTGKSMSQLKKDMEAGNISFEMVEEAFRSATGAGGQFFQMMVKQSKTFNGLMSTVTGMVQEIARSIGMQLLPVAKEIIGLGIGIANAFVAVDAATGGFLAQVTMTTGGLLGMTQAIMGVNTALKVLGITWMGLGKILLAGTGIGLIAIALGAAVVSVQRLIGWLVNFETVQNSLSTATDEFAEAWEHLKATAEVVGRALWGVLDSVAQVVFGQILPSFDQLGETIVSAFARAIDYVSFFALEGAKWIRVLVENWGTTWSLMSNIVEMHALEFVDFFFSAFQKIKLAATSFADSMAEIFGVIGKAITLQIDPMDAAKQIFEAGNKFRGALGKILLEKLPENPRLKQLRAEIAANSQTLVDAKRDLDESYRSRAKKPTEEEKKQGQQKQIPTVEKSGLDSGFYAFDAISKKLQETMIKGKDDTSEQQLGELKKIGKTGEGQQKTLTDIQRLIQSNRLPIAN, encoded by the coding sequence ATGGCCATTGCAGCCGCTTCAGAAATCGCGAGAGCTTACCTATCGGTGCAAGTCGATGACCGAAAACTTGGGCCGGGTCTTAACGCGGTCAAAAAGCAAGTCGTCGACAATGCCGGTCAGATGGCCCAATTGGCAAGCCAAGCGTTGGCCGGTCTCGGTCTTGCGGCAACGGGGGTTGGCGTCCTCAAAGCGGCTGCCAATTACGAGACCGCAGCAACGGCCATGGAGGTCATGCTGGGATCGGCGGAAAAAGCCAAGGCCATGCTTACCGACCTGAATAAGTTTTCCCTCGAAACGCCTTTCACCCCGACGCAAGTCAACAACGCCGCCCAAAAGCTATTGGCTTTCGGTTTTGCTGGGGAAGAAGTGATCGGAACGCTGAAAACGTTGGGCGAGGTCTCATCAGCAACCGGCAAGCCTCTGGATCAACTGGCCGTCATTTATGGGCAAATCCGCGGCGCTGGCCGACTGATGGGGCAGGATCTGCTTCAGCTAATTAATGCCGGTTTCAACCCGCTCCAAGAGATGTCCAAAAATACCGGCAAAAGCATGTCGCAATTAAAAAAGGACATGGAAGCCGGGAATATCTCGTTCGAGATGGTCGAGGAAGCTTTTCGATCGGCAACCGGGGCTGGCGGACAATTCTTTCAGATGATGGTGAAGCAGTCCAAGACGTTCAACGGCTTGATGTCGACGGTCACCGGCATGGTACAAGAGATTGCCCGGTCGATCGGAATGCAATTGCTTCCCGTTGCGAAGGAAATTATCGGGCTGGGAATCGGCATCGCCAACGCATTTGTTGCGGTGGATGCGGCAACCGGTGGCTTCTTAGCGCAAGTCACCATGACAACTGGCGGATTACTTGGAATGACCCAGGCGATCATGGGCGTTAACACAGCCCTGAAAGTGCTGGGCATTACCTGGATGGGTCTTGGAAAGATCCTGCTTGCTGGAACTGGGATTGGTTTAATCGCCATCGCCCTTGGGGCTGCTGTAGTCAGCGTTCAACGACTTATCGGCTGGCTGGTGAATTTCGAGACCGTGCAAAATTCCCTTTCAACGGCAACCGACGAATTCGCTGAAGCCTGGGAACATCTCAAAGCCACTGCCGAGGTTGTTGGAAGGGCTTTATGGGGCGTGCTCGATTCCGTTGCTCAAGTCGTTTTCGGGCAAATCCTGCCAAGCTTTGACCAACTCGGGGAAACGATCGTAAGCGCGTTTGCCCGAGCGATCGATTACGTTTCCTTTTTTGCCTTAGAAGGAGCCAAGTGGATTCGCGTCCTAGTCGAGAACTGGGGAACGACGTGGTCCCTAATGTCGAATATCGTCGAAATGCACGCGCTCGAATTCGTCGATTTTTTCTTCAGTGCATTCCAGAAAATCAAATTGGCGGCAACGAGTTTTGCGGATTCCATGGCTGAAATCTTTGGCGTCATCGGCAAGGCAATTACCTTACAAATTGACCCCATGGATGCGGCCAAGCAGATTTTCGAGGCGGGCAATAAATTCCGTGGTGCGCTTGGAAAGATCCTCTTGGAGAAGCTCCCCGAGAATCCCAGGCTCAAGCAATTGCGGGCAGAAATCGCCGCCAATTCTCAAACGCTGGTCGATGCGAAACGCGACCTGGACGAGTCGTACCGTTCACGCGCGAAAAAGCCTACCGAGGAAGAGAAAAAGCAAGGGCAGCAAAAGCAAATTCCCACCGTGGAAAAAAGTGGCCTCGACAGCGGATTCTATGCCTTTGATGCGATCAGTAAAAAGCTGCAAGAAACGATGATCAAGGGCAAAGACGACACGTCCGAACAGCAGCTTGGCGAATTGAAAAAAATCGGCAAGACGGGCGAGGGGCAACAAAAAACGCTGACCGACATTCAGCGGCTAATCCAATCCAATCGATTGCCGATCGCAAATTAA
- a CDS encoding tyrosine-type recombinase/integrase has translation MAKISVWIAKRKPNGTTKSGRTAWKTEAFRFKNEIAKDPDARVLVFWKVGRRNGEKLMEATGENGWRQAVKFRDEKLKELLAENEIVPEGRTAWKTFRAEFEREKLQATGTERLANLTVRDYRQLLDRLERLINPKTVEALDDKTVAKFRSLLMTTKAKQSKDGKLGAGSVSKYLRYFRSLLNFARKKGYSVANTVEQIKTWPSDTRYLPDESLQKIFGVLDSAKRPVLDAPYSIPDWWRGFLWLMRSNGLRLSEALNLRWENVSLDNATILLPTQKNGQSTTLPISVQTAAYLRKLVDLGEEFVFPTGGLHEKALYEEWHAIQSLAGVNRRCLLADRDPDHTCTESCQYFGFHSLRKAFCSINAQNGMALEVLCALARHSSVAVTQRFYLDAEALRMKAAGTLADPKFETKEPTK, from the coding sequence ATGGCAAAAATTTCTGTGTGGATCGCGAAGAGAAAGCCAAACGGTACAACAAAGTCAGGAAGGACAGCTTGGAAAACGGAAGCCTTTCGATTTAAAAACGAGATAGCCAAGGATCCCGATGCCCGTGTTTTGGTTTTCTGGAAAGTCGGTCGGCGAAATGGCGAGAAGCTAATGGAGGCGACCGGTGAAAACGGTTGGAGGCAAGCGGTCAAGTTTCGCGATGAGAAACTCAAGGAGTTGCTTGCGGAAAACGAGATCGTCCCAGAGGGACGAACTGCCTGGAAAACATTCCGGGCAGAATTTGAGCGTGAGAAGCTCCAAGCGACGGGAACCGAGCGATTAGCTAATTTAACCGTCAGAGACTACCGCCAGTTATTGGATCGTCTGGAGAGGCTCATTAACCCGAAAACGGTGGAAGCACTTGATGACAAGACAGTGGCAAAATTCCGTAGCTTACTGATGACCACGAAAGCCAAGCAGTCCAAGGATGGCAAGCTCGGGGCAGGTTCCGTCTCCAAGTACCTGAGATACTTCCGTTCCTTGTTGAATTTCGCACGTAAGAAAGGCTATTCGGTCGCCAACACAGTTGAGCAAATTAAGACTTGGCCAAGCGACACGCGATATTTGCCAGACGAATCTTTGCAAAAGATTTTCGGTGTCCTCGATTCAGCAAAACGCCCCGTCCTTGATGCGCCTTATTCGATCCCGGATTGGTGGCGAGGTTTTCTGTGGCTAATGCGATCCAATGGACTGAGGCTGAGCGAAGCTCTGAATTTGAGATGGGAAAATGTCTCGCTCGACAACGCGACGATCTTGCTGCCCACTCAGAAAAATGGCCAATCAACGACACTGCCGATCAGCGTGCAAACTGCGGCCTATTTAAGAAAGCTGGTCGACCTCGGAGAGGAATTCGTTTTCCCAACGGGGGGGCTGCACGAAAAGGCGCTATACGAAGAATGGCACGCAATTCAAAGCTTGGCGGGCGTAAATCGACGATGCCTTTTGGCCGATCGAGACCCTGACCACACCTGCACGGAAAGCTGCCAGTATTTCGGGTTTCACAGCCTGAGAAAAGCGTTCTGTTCAATCAACGCCCAGAATGGGATGGCGCTAGAGGTCCTGTGTGCCCTGGCTCGGCATTCGAGCGTGGCTGTTACCCAGCGATTTTACTTGGACGCAGAAGCCCTCCGAATGAAAGCAGCGGGGACTCTTGCTGACCCTAAATTTGAGACCAAGGAACCGACAAAATAG